Part of the Sphingomonas crocodyli genome, GAAGGTCTGCTGTCCCCGGAAGTCCGACGTGGTCGCGAACAACGTGCCGGCGCCTGCGAAGAAGGGCGATCCGCCGCCCAGGAACGTCTGGCGCAGCACCTGCGAGCGGCGCTCGTCCCAGGTGTAGCGACCACCGGCCGACACCGAGAACATCTCGTTAAAGTCGTAGGTGAAGTCGCCGAAGATCGCGCGCGTATCGGTATCGACATTGCCGAAGGTCAGCGCGGTCACGCCGCCGGGCAGGCGCACGTCGAACACCGTGCGCGCCGAGGCATCGAGATAGTAGAAGCCCAGCAGGCCGTTCAGCCCGCCGCTCGACACCAGCAGCTGCACTTCCTGCGACAGCTGCTTGTTATTGTAATAAGCGGGCACGTCGACATCGACGGCGGCAAGCGAGTCGAAGTCGATCGGGGTCGCGCTGTCATCCTTGCGATAGGCGCTGATGCTGCGGACGGTCAGCCAGTCGGCGGGCTTCACCTCGCCGAAGAACGAAACGCCCCACGCCTTCACATCCTGCTTCGGGCTGACGAGCCCGGCCTGCGTGTCATAGACGTCGCTGAGGATCGGCGTGCCCGAGAACAGGCCCGGAATCAGGCGGTGGCCACCGCGCGGGTTGCTCTTATCCCGGGTATAGTCGCCGGTCAGGCGGAAGAAGGCGTCGCTCGACGGCTCGATCTGCAGCGTGCCGCGACCGGCCCAGATATCCTTGTTATAATTTTCCTGGCCGGTGGTCAGGTTCTTGCCGAAGCCGTCGCGCGTTAGCCGTGCGACCGCGCCGCCCACTTTCACCGTGCCGTCGCCGATCGGCACGCTGCCGCTCACCACGCCGTCGGCCTGGTTGTAGCTGCCATAGGTCGCGCGCGCCGACAGCGTCGGATCGTCGCCCAGCCGCTTGGTGACATATTTGACCGCGCCGCCGATCGTGTTGCGGCCGTAGAGCGTGCCCTGCGGCCCGCGCAGCACCTCGATCCGCTCCACGTCGTAGATGTCGAGGACGGCGGCCTGCGGACGGTTCAGATAGACGTCGTCGAGATAGAGGCCGACGCCCGCCTCGAAACCGGCGACCGGATCCTGCTGGCCAACGCCGCGGATGAAAGCGGTCAGCGTCGAATTGGTGCCGCGCGACACTTCCAGCGTGACGTTCGGCGTGGTGTTCGAAATGTCGGTGACGTCGATCGCACCCGATTTGGCCAGCGCCGCGCCCGAATAGGCCGTGACGGCGATCGGCACGTCCTTGAGCGTTTCTTCGCGGCGGCGCGCGGTGACGACGATGTCGACGCCGTCATCGGCATTGGTCGCGGCCGGCGCGGCATCCTGCGCCCACAATGGCGCGGCAGGAGCGGCCAGGCTGGCGCCCAGCGCGAGAATGACGTGACGCGAGACGAGATTCGCCTTCATATTCCTCTCCTGTTTCATGTGCGCCGTGAGCCGGACTTGCACTTTGTTGAGACTGGACATACTGAAACCTGAACCGGGTTTCAAATTGAAAAATGCCCGGAGGGGATGTGCGCGTGTCAAAGGCGAAATCGGACAAGGCTGAGGCGCAGGCTGTAGCTGCGACGCGGGGCGACAAGACCCCGCGATCGGCACGCGGACGCAAGACGCTGCGCGCTTTGCTCGACGCGGCGAGCGAAGAGTTTGGCGAGAACGGATTTCACGAAGGCGCGATCAGCCGGATCACCGCGCGCGCCGGCGTCGCGATCGGCAGCTTCTACACCTATTTCGACAGCAAGGAGGAGATCTTCACGGCTTTGGTCCGCGATCTCAGCCAGCAGGTCCGCGACTACGTCACCCCGCGCGTCGTGGGGCAGCCCGATCCGATCAGCGCCGAACGCGCGGCGCAGGCCGCCTTCCTCGAGTTCGCGCAGCTTCACAAGGAACTTTATCGCGTCATTGATGAGGCCGAGTTCGTCGATCCCGCCAGCTATCGCCAGCATTATCAGAGCACCGCGACCCGCATGGCCGGCCGCCTCGAAGCCGCGCGCGCGGCGGGCGACGTCAGCGACGGCACCTCCGAAATCCGCGCCTGGGCGATCATGGGCATGAACGTGTTCCTGGGGCTGCGTTATGGCGTGTGGGGCGGCGACGTTCCGATCGACGAAGTCGCGCGCGTCGCGGGCGATCTGATCGCGCACGGCCTTGCGCCGCGCGACGATGAGGGGGCGGACACATGATCGCGCCGGCGCATCGCTGGTGGCAATCGCGCGAGGGGCTGCGGCTCCATGCTTATGATTATGCCGCCGCCGATGGCGATGCGCGCCTGCCCGTCATCTGCCTGCACGGCCTGACCCGCAATGGCCGCGATTTCGGCGAGCTCGCGCCGTGGGTGGCGGCACGCGGGCGGCGCACATTGGCGATCGACGTGCGCGGCCGCGGCCTTTCCGATCGCGATCCGGCCGCAACCTATCAAATCCCCTTCTATGTCGATGATGTCGCCACGCTGCTCGACGGGCTCGGTATCGCGAAGGCGGTGTTCGTCGGCACATCGATGGGTGGTCTCATCACGATGGCCACGGCCGCGATCCGCCCCGATCTGATCGCATCGGCGGTCATCAACGATGTAGGCCCCGAACTGGCGGTGGAAGGGCTGACGCGCATCGCATCCTATGTCGGGCAGGCATCGCCGATAACCAGCTGGGCCGACGCCGCCGATCATCTTCGCCGACAGAATGAGCATGCGCTGCCCCATTATGCCCGCGCCGATTGGGACGCGATGGCGCGGCGCATGTTCCGCGAGCAGGACGGCGCGATCACGGCCGATTATGATCCGGCGATCGCCAAGGGCTTTGCCGGCGGCGCGCCCGATGTCGATCCGTGGACCTTCTGGAATCTGTTGGCCAAGGATCGCCCGGTCCTGTTGCTGCGCGGCGCGCTGTCGGATCTGCTGGCCGAAGACGTCGCCGCGCGGATGACGGCCACCGCCCCCACGATCCGCTTTGCCGCGATACCCGATGTCGGCCATGCGCCGATGCTCGACGAACCCGCCGCGCTGGCGGCGATCGGCGCCTTCCTGCAGGACATGCCCTGACGCGATCAGTGGTTGGCGGCGATCGCCAGGTCGATCGATTCGATTGAGGGGCGGCCGACGGGCGCCCCGGCCTCTTTCGGCATTCGCGCCTCGATCGGGCGCAGCCAGGACGCCGCCTGCGCGCCGATCGCGATCTGCGGGTTCGACGGGATCAATTTGCCCTTCGCTTCCCAGCTTCCCACCAGCCCCTTCGCCTCCCCGAAGGCGGTGGCGAGCGGCTGATTCTTGCGCAGCGCGTGGTTGATCAGGGCGTCGCCGAAGAAGGTCCAGTCATTATCCGACGCGCAGCCGAAGGAGGTGCGATCGGCTGCCGCCGCCGTGATCACCGCGCCTTCGGGCGTCGACAGGCTCGGCACGAACAGCCCCGAAAAGCACGCGCTGATGATCACCAGCCGATTGCGCAGTCGGCCGTGGCGCAGGACATAATCGAGCCATGTCGGCGGCAACGTCGCCAGAAACTCGCCCTGCTCGCGATAGGCGAGCCCGGCCGGGGTGCCGTGTGCGGTAATGTAGAGGATCAGCGCATCCTCTTGGCGGTCCATCACCGCCGCGACCCGATTGATCGCGGTCTCCAGCGTTTCGAGACTGCCGCGCGGCAAGGCTTCGATCGTCCGGCCATCGCCGCCTGCGAGCAGCAACGTCCGCCCATCGGCGCCATAGCGTCGCGCGAGCACCCGTGCCGCCTCCCGTGCCTCGCGCCCGAACACCGGATCGCTGTCGAGCGCCGCGACGACGACATAGGCATCGGCGATGCCCGGCCGCTGCGGCGCCAGCCTGTCCGCCGCCGCGGCAAGGCGGCGGCGATCCATGTCGGTGATGCCGATCGACGGCGCCCGCTGCACCATCGGGCCGAAGCTCATCTGATCCGGCAAGGCAGGGGACGCGAGCACAAGGCCCGCGCCCAGAAGTATCAGCCTTGCCAGCCGTGCGATCATCCGATGGTTGCCCCCAACCCGAATCCTGCCGGACAGAGGTTGGCGCAAGCCGCGCCGCTTTTAAAGGGGTGTCAGATGCGCACCGTCACCCGCCCATAATAGAAGCCGCCGCTCAGGCCGAAGGGCGCGAAGTTTCCGTAAGCGCCCGATCCATCCGCCGCGATCAGGCCTTCGCGCTGCGGATAGACGTCGAACAAATTGTTCGCGCCCGCCGACAGCGTGACATGATCGCTGACGTCATAACCGACATCGAGATCGGTAACCCATTTCGCGCCGAACTGCCGATCGCCGCTCGCGACATTGCTCGATTCGATATAGCTGCCGTATCGCGTGAGCCGCCCCAGCGCGTGCCACCGGCCCGAGGTCCAGTTGCTCGACAGCACCGTCTTGGTACGCGGGGTCGCGACCACCAGATCGCGCTGCGCCTGCCGCCCGAACAGGGTGACGTTGAGCGAGGCGAGCTGCGCCGGATTGGCGATCACGTCGGTGATCTTCGTCTTGTTGTAGCTGAACGCCGCGCTCAGCCGGAAATCGCCGAGGCTGGCGGTGCGCAGAACATACTCGCCGACCACGTCGATGCCGCGCGTCCGCGTATCGAGCGCGTTGGTGAAGAATTGCGCGCTATCGACATTGGCGACTCCGTTCGCGCGCAGGATCGCCGCCACCGCGCTGCCGCCATTGGCCGACGTGCCGAGGAATTCGGTCTTCACGATCCGATCGTCGACGTCGATCTGATAGGCGTCGACCGTCAGCCGCGCAGGGCCGCGTTCGAAGGTGAAGCCCAAAGTATAGTTGAGCGACTTCTCCGGCTTGAGCGGCTTTGCGCCCAGCGCGAGCGCCGCGACGCTGTTCACCGGCAGGAACTTCGCGGTGGTCGACGTTCGCGTCGTGCCGATCACCGTCGTGGTGTTCTGCGTGGTCGAAAAGCCGGTCTGCGCAAGCGACGGCGCACGGAAGCCGGTGTTGACGCCGCCGCGGATCGCGAGGCCCGGCGCGATCTCCAGCCGGGTCGAAATCTTGCCCGACACGGTATCGCCCGCGCTGTCGTCATAATGTTCGAAACGGCCGGCGATCCCAACGAACCACGCCTTCGTCACGTTGGTCGATAGATCGACATAAGCAGCGTAATTGTTGCGCGTGAGGCTGTTCGCGTCGGCTGGCGACGTGCCGGTGAACGAGACGAGGCCCGGCGACGGCGCCCGCCCGCCATAAGCGGTGCCGAACGCGGTGCCATCGCGCGGGATCACATAGCCGCCGTCGCGATAGCTGTCCGGCTCGCCTGCCTTGTTCTGGAACTTCTCCCAGCGATGCTCGACGCCCACGGCGAGTTCGAGCGGCTCGGCAAAGCCAATGTCGAACTCGCGGCTCAGATCGGCATTGTTGACCCACAGGGTCTGGATCTGGCGCCCCATGAAGAAACTGGTCTTGCTCGACGGGCCGATCGAAGGATTGAGCGTGCCTTGTGCGCCCAGCTTCACATTGTCGCGGCCATAGCTGGTCGACAGATCATAGGCCCAGCTGCCCAGATCGCCCTTCACGCCCAGCGCGCTCTGATAATCCCATTCCCAGATTCGCCGCCGCGCCTGGAAGCCCGACGGGTAGATTTGCGGCAGCGAGTTGAAACCCTGCACATTCGCCTGCCCGCCAAAGCCGGTCGGCGAGGGGAAGTAGGAACCGCGCTTGTCGTCGATATTGCGGTAGCTGAGCGTCGAGAAGCTGTAGAGCGTCGCCTCGCCCAGCGGCAGTTCGGCGTTGAGCGACGAATTGACGATCTTGTCGCGGTTCGATCGACCGTATCCGCCCGCGATCAGATGATCGACCGATCCTTCGCGCGGATCGGGCTGTCCGTTCACCAGCGGGAAGATCAGCGGCACCGGCTCGGCCGAGCTGTCGGCGCGATCATGATATTTGGCCTCGATCGCCGCACGCACGAAGCCCCCGTCGCCCAACGGGGTGCCATAGCTGATCTGCTGCTGAAGCAGCTTGCCGCCCTTTTCATAAAGCTGCCCGGCGGTGCTCGAAAACTCGCCGCCCGACGGAGCATTATCGAGGATGATGTTGATCACGCCCGAAATCGCGTCCGACCCATATTGCGCGGCGGCGCCATCGCGCAGCACCTCGATCCGCCCGACCGCGTTGGTCGGGATCAGATCGATATCGACCGGGGTGGAGCCGCC contains:
- a CDS encoding TetR/AcrR family transcriptional regulator, with the protein product MSKAKSDKAEAQAVAATRGDKTPRSARGRKTLRALLDAASEEFGENGFHEGAISRITARAGVAIGSFYTYFDSKEEIFTALVRDLSQQVRDYVTPRVVGQPDPISAERAAQAAFLEFAQLHKELYRVIDEAEFVDPASYRQHYQSTATRMAGRLEAARAAGDVSDGTSEIRAWAIMGMNVFLGLRYGVWGGDVPIDEVARVAGDLIAHGLAPRDDEGADT
- a CDS encoding C13 family peptidase; translation: MIARLARLILLGAGLVLASPALPDQMSFGPMVQRAPSIGITDMDRRRLAAAADRLAPQRPGIADAYVVVAALDSDPVFGREAREAARVLARRYGADGRTLLLAGGDGRTIEALPRGSLETLETAINRVAAVMDRQEDALILYITAHGTPAGLAYREQGEFLATLPPTWLDYVLRHGRLRNRLVIISACFSGLFVPSLSTPEGAVITAAAADRTSFGCASDNDWTFFGDALINHALRKNQPLATAFGEAKGLVGSWEAKGKLIPSNPQIAIGAQAASWLRPIEARMPKEAGAPVGRPSIESIDLAIAANH
- a CDS encoding TonB-dependent receptor, encoding MKANLVSRHVILALGASLAAPAAPLWAQDAAPAATNADDGVDIVVTARRREETLKDVPIAVTAYSGAALAKSGAIDVTDISNTTPNVTLEVSRGTNSTLTAFIRGVGQQDPVAGFEAGVGLYLDDVYLNRPQAAVLDIYDVERIEVLRGPQGTLYGRNTIGGAVKYVTKRLGDDPTLSARATYGSYNQADGVVSGSVPIGDGTVKVGGAVARLTRDGFGKNLTTGQENYNKDIWAGRGTLQIEPSSDAFFRLTGDYTRDKSNPRGGHRLIPGLFSGTPILSDVYDTQAGLVSPKQDVKAWGVSFFGEVKPADWLTVRSISAYRKDDSATPIDFDSLAAVDVDVPAYYNNKQLSQEVQLLVSSGGLNGLLGFYYLDASARTVFDVRLPGGVTALTFGNVDTDTRAIFGDFTYDFNEMFSVSAGGRYTWDERRSQVLRQTFLGGGSPFFAGAGTLFATTSDFRGQQTFKKFTPRASVSFKPTPDHTLYASYSKGFKGGGFDPRGQSSAAPDSNGDGVRSGQEIFDFLSFDPETVDSYEAGYKASLFDRRLNIALAAFTASYKDVQVPGSVGTTINGQQTFIGVTTNAGRARIQGIEYEGNFLAARDLLTSADRVNLAWTMGYIDAKYKRFIDSRGIDVANRRAFQNTPKWTASGTLSYHAPMGSGAIDLNTTVSYRSRTQQFELRTPGLDQKGYALWDASIVYTTENDRWTFGLHGRNLLDKQYIVSGYNFLAQNPDTGAFTRTTGGALVPTLGREGVLTAYYGNPRQVFATVGFKF
- a CDS encoding alpha/beta fold hydrolase gives rise to the protein MIAPAHRWWQSREGLRLHAYDYAAADGDARLPVICLHGLTRNGRDFGELAPWVAARGRRTLAIDVRGRGLSDRDPAATYQIPFYVDDVATLLDGLGIAKAVFVGTSMGGLITMATAAIRPDLIASAVINDVGPELAVEGLTRIASYVGQASPITSWADAADHLRRQNEHALPHYARADWDAMARRMFREQDGAITADYDPAIAKGFAGGAPDVDPWTFWNLLAKDRPVLLLRGALSDLLAEDVAARMTATAPTIRFAAIPDVGHAPMLDEPAALAAIGAFLQDMP
- a CDS encoding TonB-dependent receptor plug domain-containing protein — translated: MKTITLAGVALAAIAAPAFAQDAAPVADDADAGTIVVTGSRSRNARTVADSPVPIDVISPVELKATGRVGLKEVLGNIIPSLTMPALGGGGTSASVRPISIRGLSGDYLLVLVNGKRRHTTSLINNLSRVSGGSTPVDIDLIPTNAVGRIEVLRDGAAAQYGSDAISGVINIILDNAPSGGEFSSTAGQLYEKGGKLLQQQISYGTPLGDGGFVRAAIEAKYHDRADSSAEPVPLIFPLVNGQPDPREGSVDHLIAGGYGRSNRDKIVNSSLNAELPLGEATLYSFSTLSYRNIDDKRGSYFPSPTGFGGQANVQGFNSLPQIYPSGFQARRRIWEWDYQSALGVKGDLGSWAYDLSTSYGRDNVKLGAQGTLNPSIGPSSKTSFFMGRQIQTLWVNNADLSREFDIGFAEPLELAVGVEHRWEKFQNKAGEPDSYRDGGYVIPRDGTAFGTAYGGRAPSPGLVSFTGTSPADANSLTRNNYAAYVDLSTNVTKAWFVGIAGRFEHYDDSAGDTVSGKISTRLEIAPGLAIRGGVNTGFRAPSLAQTGFSTTQNTTTVIGTTRTSTTAKFLPVNSVAALALGAKPLKPEKSLNYTLGFTFERGPARLTVDAYQIDVDDRIVKTEFLGTSANGGSAVAAILRANGVANVDSAQFFTNALDTRTRGIDVVGEYVLRTASLGDFRLSAAFSYNKTKITDVIANPAQLASLNVTLFGRQAQRDLVVATPRTKTVLSSNWTSGRWHALGRLTRYGSYIESSNVASGDRQFGAKWVTDLDVGYDVSDHVTLSAGANNLFDVYPQREGLIAADGSGAYGNFAPFGLSGGFYYGRVTVRI